The Camelus bactrianus isolate YW-2024 breed Bactrian camel chromosome 12, ASM4877302v1, whole genome shotgun sequence genome includes a window with the following:
- the LOC123618006 gene encoding large ribosomal subunit protein eL32-like: MAALRPLVKPEIIKKRTKEFFRHQSDRYVKIKWNWRKPRRTDHRVRRSFKGQILMPSISYGSNKKTKPMLPSGLHKFLVHNVKELEVLLTCNKSYCAEIAHNVSSKNRKAIVERAAQLAIRVTNPNAQLRSEENE, translated from the coding sequence ATGGCCGCCCTCAGACCCCTCGTGAAGCCCGAGATCATCAAAAAGAGGACCAAGGAGTTCTTCCGGCACCAGTCAGACCGATACGTCAAAATTAAGTGGAACTGGCGGAAACCCAGGCGCACTGACCACAGGGTGCGCAGGAGTTTCAAGGGCCAGATCCTGATGCCCAGCATCAGCTATGGgagcaacaagaaaacaaagcccATGCTGCCCAGTGGCTTGCACAAGTTCCTGGTCCACAACGTCAAGGAGCTTGAAGTACTGCTGACGTGCAACAAATCCTACTGTGCTGAGATTGCTCACAACGTCTCCTCCAAGAACCGCAAAGCCATTGTGGAAAGAGCAGCCCAGCTGGCCATCAGAGTCACCAATCCCAACGCCCAGCTGCGCAGCGAAGAAAACGAATAG